AACCTGCGCCGTGGACCAGAAGCGCTGCGAGATCGAGCAGATCCAGGCGGACCTCACCATGGACATTCCGCTGTCCGAGGAGGACCGCAACCTCCTGATCCGCTTTCTGAAGCAGTGCCCCATCCACAAGGCGCTGGACGTCTGGACGCCGGTGGAGCTTCACATCGCCAGCGAGGCGGACTGACCCGGTCCGGGCCGGGTCCCGCCGCCTGCAGCCGTTCGGCGCCGTTCCCTATCCGCTTTCCCGCCCGCCCAGGGCTTGCGCACCGGCAAGCACCGTCAGCCGCAGGGCGGCCCGGAGCACCTCCTCATCGTTGAATGCCCGCATCCGGACAAGATCCCAGGGATACCATTGGTCCGGTACGGGCTCGTTGCTCCGTCCCGTGTGGTGGCCCCGGGGCGTCTCCGGGCTACCGCCCTCCAGATAGATCCGATTCGCCTTGAGCAGCTCCAGGCCCCGATCCCGGGGACCGGCTCCCCGCTCCCTGAGATCCACGGCCTGCCCGAATAGCCGCCGGGCCTTTTCCGCATCTCCCCGGTGGAAGACCGTTTCCGCCAGATTGCCGAGCGTAAAGGACCGGGCGGCCGCGAGATCCCGCTGCGCCTCCTGCCGGGCCACCGGCTCGTACTGGTCCCGGCCGTGCTTGATCTCCAGCTTGATATGGAACACCGAGCTCGCCGCCCGGGGCGGGTGCTCCATGTCCGCCACCCAGCCCTCAGCCTCCTGCCAGGCCGCTTGCGCCTTGCGGAACAGCGATTCGGCCTCCGGCAGACGCCCCGCCAGACGCTGTCCCACGCCGCGGTTATTGAGCGCGGCGGCACGCCTGGGATCGCCCTGGGCGAACCCCTCCACCGGATCACTGGCCCGGCTCCAGAGCTGGCGCGCCGTTTCCTCCAGCCCCTGGTGGAGGGCCAGGGCGCCCTGCTCCGCGAGAAACGCCCATAGCAGATCGGCGAGGGCCGTTTCCTGCTCTTCCTCCTCCAGGACCGGCTCCCCGGAGTAGTCCACCGTCGGTTTTTCGTTCTCCAACTCGCGGCCTCCGTCCATAGGCGTGGCCCACCGCAACGCCCGGGAGTTACGGTTCAGACGCCGAGATAGGCCTCGCGGACCGTTTCGTTGTCGCGGAGCTCGGAAGTGGGGCCCTCCAGAGAGATCTGCCCCGTTTCGAGCACGTATCCGTACTGCGCCAGCTCCAGCGCCAGCTCGGCGTTCTGCTCCACCAGGATCACGGATACGCCCTGCCGCTGGATCTCCTGCAGCGTATGGGCGATCTCCTGGACGATCTTGGGCGCCAGCCCCAGGGAAGGCTCGTCCAGAAGCAGGAGGTGGGGACGGGCCATGAGCGCCCGGCCGATGGCGAGCATCTGCTGTTCACCGCCGCTCAGCGTGCGCGCCGCCTGGGTGTGCCGCTCCCGCAGGCGGGGAAAGATCTCGTAGATCCATTCCAGGTCGCGCTGCACCTCCGCCTTGTCCTTCCGGGTGTAGGCCCCGGTATGCAGGTTCTCGGCCACCGACAGGCCGGGGAACACCCGGCGTCCCTCGGGCACCTGGCTGATGCCCAGGGGCAGGATCTTCTCCGCCGGCATGCCGTCGATGCGATGGCCGTCGTACCAGATCTCTCCCCCCGCCGGCTTCTCCAGACCCGAAATGGTCCGCAGGGTGGTGCTCTTGCCCGCCCCATTGGCCCCCACGAGGGTGATCATGTCCTTCTCCTCCACCTGGAAGGAGGCCTCGCGCAGGGCGACCACCGGTCCGTACTTCACGGTCAGGTTCTTGATTTCCAGGAGCATCAGGCGGCCCCCAAGTAGGCTTCGATGACGTCCTTGTTGTTGCGGATCTCCTCCGGGGCCCCTTCCGCCAGGAGCTGCCCGAAGTTCAGGACGCTGATCCGGTCGCACAGGCCCATGATGGCTTTCATGTCGTGCTCCACGAGGATCACGGTAATTCCAGAATCCCGGACCTTCCGGACCAGATCCATCATGGTGTTGGTCTCCTCGGGGTTCATTCCCGCGAAGGGCTCATCCAGCAGGAGGACCCTGGGTCCGGAGGCCAGGGCGATGGCCATGCCGAGGGCGCGCTGGAACCCCAGCGGCAGGTCGGAGGCCATCTCGTCCTTGCGGTCGGCCACGCCCATGAACTCCATGACCTCCTGCACCTTCCGCTCGGCCTCGCGCTCGCGGGCCTTGTCCCGGCCGAAGATGGCTCGGAACAGGCCGGTATGGGCCTGCATATGGCAACCCACCAGGACGTTCTCCCAGGCGGTGAACTCCTCGAACAGGGTGGTTTCCTGGAAAGTGCGGATAATCCCTTCCTCCGCCCGCTTGTGCCAGGGCTGTCGCGTCACGTCCTCGCCCTGGAAAAGGATGGAGCCGGCGCTCGGGAAATAGGCGCCGCTGATCACCTTGAACATGGTGGACTTACCGGCCCCGTTGGGCCCGATCAGCCCGCGGATCTCGCCCTCCTCCACGTCCAGGCTCACCTGGTCCAGGGCGGTCAGACCTCCGAATCGCTTGCTGATGTTCTTCGCCGTCAGAAAAGACATGTCTTGCTCCTCGCGGCTCCAGAGGACGTAAGAGGCCCTTCAGGTGGAAGACGTGGTGGTCGTGGTTTCGGAACGGGGGGCGTCCCGCTGGTCCCGCACGGGCTGGCCGCCTCCGGAGGTGCCTTTTCGTCCCTGCCACCAGCCGCGGATCTTGCCCGGAATGCTCTCCAGACCGTCCGGGAGGAACAGCGTGGCCAGGATCAGCATCACGCCGTAAAAGGCCGGCCGCACCTCCTCCGCGAAGCGGAAGAACTCGTTGAACATGGTCAGGGCGATCACGCCGACGATGGGACCGGCAAAGGTGCGACTGCCCCCGACGATCAGCCAGACCAGGATCAGCACCATGAGATGCAGACCGAAGATGGGCGGCGTCACCGTGCCGATGTAGTGCGCGTGCAGGGAACCGGCCACGCCGGCGAAAAAGGCCGAGGTGACGAAGGCCAGCATCCGGTAGTACCACGCGTGGACGCCCACCGATTCGGCAAGCTCGTCCCGCCAGTGCAGGGCGTGCAGGGTGAGGCCGATGCGGGAGCGCTCCAGCCGGTGGAGGATCCACAGGCACAGGGTCACGATCGCCAGGGCCAGGAAGTAATAGCGGATGGGGTACAGCAGGCCGATGTCGATCACGCCCATCGTCGGCACCCACAGCTGCGGCGTGGGGATCATGGTCAGCCCCCCCGGCCCGCCGAAGGGGTTGTCGAAATAGTTCCATGAGAGCCGGATGGCCTCGCCCGCGGCGAAGGAGCCGATCAGGAAATAGAACAGCTTCATCCGGAACAGCGGGAAGCTCAGCAGGAAGGCCACGAAGGCGGTGATCAGACCCGCCGCCGGCAGGCTGAACCAGAAGGGCCATCCCAGATCCTTGGCCAGCAGGCCACTTCCATAGGCCCCCACGCCCATAAGCACCGCGTGGGCCAGGGAGAACTCCCCGGTCAGGGTCAGCCACCGGTAGCTGGACACCAGGAGCACATTCACCACCAGGGCGATGGCGATGTCCATCTGGGAATAGCTGAGGAAGAAGGGCACCACCACCGCGACCGCCAGCAGCAGCCCCCAGCCGATACGAGAACTGTATTCCGCCATTATGCGCTCCGCCCCATGATTCCCGTGGGTTTAATGACCAGCACCACGAGCATCAGTGCCAGGCCGGCGATCTGCGCGATGGTGCCCCCGACGTAGGTGGTCATGAAGGTGCTGAAGAAAGCGTACAGCACGGCGGCAATGACGGCCCCCGAAAGGCTTCCCATGCCGCCCACGATGGTGACGATAAGGGCGGTGATGATTACCTCGTGGCCCATGTACGGATGGACCCGGACGATGGGCGCCATCATGGCGCCGGCCAATCCGGCCGCCGCCGAGCCCAGTCCCATGGCCATCATGGAGGTCTTATTGATGCTGATCCCCTGCAGGGCAGCGGCCTCCCGGTCCTCGGCCACGGCCCGCAGGGCCCAGCCGTACTTGGTCCGCATCAACAGGAACCAGATCAAGCCCAGCATCAGGACCGTCACCACGATCACGGCGGCCCGCTGGGCGGAAATGCTGGCCCCACCGAAGAGGCTCACGTTGCCGGAAACGGAAATGGGCACGTACTTCATGGAGCCCAGTCCACCGAACTTCACCGCCAGGACCTGGAGGATGAACAGCACCCCGATGGAGTTGATGAGCCCGCCCAGGGGATTGTCCAGCATGGGTCGGAACAGGGCGCGCTCCATGAGCAGGCCCAGGGCGGCCACCAGAAAGACCGCTGCGAGCACGGCCCAGAGGAAGCCCCACCCCTGGACGGTGTAGGTGTACCAAACGGTATAGGCCCCCACCATGTACAGCTCGCCGTGGGCGAGGTTGATGATGCCCATCACACCGAATATGAGGACCAGCCCGACGGCCATCAGCGCGTAGGAGCCGCTGGCCATCAGGGAGTTGGCGATTGTCTGTAGGAAGGTTTCCACGGCGCTCTCCACCTCTTCTCGCTGGGTGGTCTGCGTGGGTTTTCCAGAGCGGCTGGCTCCGGGTCCCGGGAAGGGACGGACGCCAGCCGCGCCCGCCCGGTCCCACGGGGACCGCCCGGCAGGGAGCGGTCCCGACCCGGAAAACCTCCGCTAGGACTGGTAGTACATGAGGTTCTGCTTCTCCATCTCCTTGATCAGCAGGTCCAGATTGTCTCCCTGGTTCATCCAGTCGCGGATGTCGTAGAAGCCCTGAATCTGCGCCTTGCCGTCGTTGATGGTAACCACGGGCCAGTTGCCCACCAGGGCGTTCGGCTGCCCCCAGAGCTCCTTGCCCCACCAGGTGGACTCCCCGAACACGTGGGGCGCCTTGTTGCCCTTCTTGAGCTGCTCGAACACCGCCGTGGGCTCGGTGCTGCCGCCCTTTTCCACGGCCTGTTTCCACAGCTGCCCGATGGCCGCGTACTCCCAGGACACCGCGGTCCACTCGCCGGGATGCCGCTCGGTGTACTTGCGGTAGAACTCGGCTGGATCGGTGAAGTTGATGAAGTCCTGCTTCAAAGCGGGGTCATCGAAGTCCGGGAACTGGAAGACCGTGCCCTCCATGAACTCCTTGCTCGTCTTCTCGACGATCTGCTCGTAGTTATCGAGCGTGCAGGAGATGATCTTCCCGTCGTAGCCCTGGGAGTAAGCCTGCTGGGTCAGCAGCTTGACGAAGTCCGGATAGGCCGTATCCCAGCACAGGATGTCGGGGTTCTTGTCCATCATGGACGTCACGATGGGCGCGAAGTCCGTGGTGCCCATATCGAAGAAGTTGACGTCCTTGACCTCGATCCCGGCCGCCTTGAACGCCGCCAGATAGGTGGCCACGGACGGCTTGCCCAGGGAGTCGTTCTGGGCGCAGATGGCCACGCTCTTGGCGTTGGGATGGTTATCCTTCAGCCACTGAACGCCGGTCACGTTGTAGATGGGATGGGTTTCGCTGGGAGCGACCAGGTAGGGAGCTTCAGGGTTGAGATCGCTGGGGAGCAGCGTGGAGGCCAGCATTTTGGCCTGGTTCGCGAAGCGCTGAACGCCGGGCCAAGTATCGCCGCCCAGCATCATGATCATCTTGACGTCCTGCTCCAGAACCTGTCGGCGCCAGCCCTGTAGCGCCTTGCTCGGGGAGTATTCGTTGTCGAACGCAACGAATTCAACGTTGTAGCTCTGACCCCCGACCTGAATGCCGCCGTTGTCGTTGATCTGCTCCGCCCAGATCTTGCAGCCGTGAAGCCCCGGCAATCCCCAGCCGGCCACTGGTCCGGTTAGCGGGGCGTTGAAGCCGATTC
This window of the Thiohalorhabdus sp. Cl-TMA genome carries:
- a CDS encoding ABC transporter ATP-binding protein — its product is MSFLTAKNISKRFGGLTALDQVSLDVEEGEIRGLIGPNGAGKSTMFKVISGAYFPSAGSILFQGEDVTRQPWHKRAEEGIIRTFQETTLFEEFTAWENVLVGCHMQAHTGLFRAIFGRDKAREREAERKVQEVMEFMGVADRKDEMASDLPLGFQRALGMAIALASGPRVLLLDEPFAGMNPEETNTMMDLVRKVRDSGITVILVEHDMKAIMGLCDRISVLNFGQLLAEGAPEEIRNNKDVIEAYLGAA
- a CDS encoding branched-chain amino acid ABC transporter permease, whose translation is METFLQTIANSLMASGSYALMAVGLVLIFGVMGIINLAHGELYMVGAYTVWYTYTVQGWGFLWAVLAAVFLVAALGLLMERALFRPMLDNPLGGLINSIGVLFILQVLAVKFGGLGSMKYVPISVSGNVSLFGGASISAQRAAVIVVTVLMLGLIWFLLMRTKYGWALRAVAEDREAAALQGISINKTSMMAMGLGSAAAGLAGAMMAPIVRVHPYMGHEVIITALIVTIVGGMGSLSGAVIAAVLYAFFSTFMTTYVGGTIAQIAGLALMLVVLVIKPTGIMGRSA
- a CDS encoding branched-chain amino acid ABC transporter permease, yielding MAEYSSRIGWGLLLAVAVVVPFFLSYSQMDIAIALVVNVLLVSSYRWLTLTGEFSLAHAVLMGVGAYGSGLLAKDLGWPFWFSLPAAGLITAFVAFLLSFPLFRMKLFYFLIGSFAAGEAIRLSWNYFDNPFGGPGGLTMIPTPQLWVPTMGVIDIGLLYPIRYYFLALAIVTLCLWILHRLERSRIGLTLHALHWRDELAESVGVHAWYYRMLAFVTSAFFAGVAGSLHAHYIGTVTPPIFGLHLMVLILVWLIVGGSRTFAGPIVGVIALTMFNEFFRFAEEVRPAFYGVMLILATLFLPDGLESIPGKIRGWWQGRKGTSGGGQPVRDQRDAPRSETTTTTSST
- a CDS encoding tetratricopeptide repeat protein, with translation MENEKPTVDYSGEPVLEEEEQETALADLLWAFLAEQGALALHQGLEETARQLWSRASDPVEGFAQGDPRRAAALNNRGVGQRLAGRLPEAESLFRKAQAAWQEAEGWVADMEHPPRAASSVFHIKLEIKHGRDQYEPVARQEAQRDLAAARSFTLGNLAETVFHRGDAEKARRLFGQAVDLRERGAGPRDRGLELLKANRIYLEGGSPETPRGHHTGRSNEPVPDQWYPWDLVRMRAFNDEEVLRAALRLTVLAGAQALGGRESG
- a CDS encoding ABC transporter ATP-binding protein; translated protein: MLLEIKNLTVKYGPVVALREASFQVEEKDMITLVGANGAGKSTTLRTISGLEKPAGGEIWYDGHRIDGMPAEKILPLGISQVPEGRRVFPGLSVAENLHTGAYTRKDKAEVQRDLEWIYEIFPRLRERHTQAARTLSGGEQQMLAIGRALMARPHLLLLDEPSLGLAPKIVQEIAHTLQEIQRQGVSVILVEQNAELALELAQYGYVLETGQISLEGPTSELRDNETVREAYLGV
- a CDS encoding ABC transporter substrate-binding protein encodes the protein MSISRRDVLKATAAGAVLTGVGLPVNPVRAQDKTVRIGFNAPLTGPVAGWGLPGLHGCKIWAEQINDNGGIQVGGQSYNVEFVAFDNEYSPSKALQGWRRQVLEQDVKMIMMLGGDTWPGVQRFANQAKMLASTLLPSDLNPEAPYLVAPSETHPIYNVTGVQWLKDNHPNAKSVAICAQNDSLGKPSVATYLAAFKAAGIEVKDVNFFDMGTTDFAPIVTSMMDKNPDILCWDTAYPDFVKLLTQQAYSQGYDGKIISCTLDNYEQIVEKTSKEFMEGTVFQFPDFDDPALKQDFINFTDPAEFYRKYTERHPGEWTAVSWEYAAIGQLWKQAVEKGGSTEPTAVFEQLKKGNKAPHVFGESTWWGKELWGQPNALVGNWPVVTINDGKAQIQGFYDIRDWMNQGDNLDLLIKEMEKQNLMYYQS